One Spinacia oleracea cultivar Varoflay chromosome 4, BTI_SOV_V1, whole genome shotgun sequence DNA segment encodes these proteins:
- the LOC110787812 gene encoding uncharacterized protein isoform X4, whose translation MAAVSFTRRSFPSSGSVSLPHLSPDRNHSITMDCTTAKVASVRYMAIAAALVQLLLMSFTAYMAVYKVRDSTGWTIMVNIDYKQWPATKDFQLYDVIEVVASPPFVFLTLVKNLLRPDFHVAAQNSVGYEKNTFPIRK comes from the exons ATGGCGGCGGTTTCTTTTACGCGGCGGAGTTTCCCTTCATCTGGCAGCGTTTCCCTTCCGCATTTATCTCCGGATCGGAACCACTCGATAACGATGGATTGCACGACAGCCAAAGTAGCCAGTGTCCGTTACATGGCCATAGCTGCTGCCCTCGTGCAGCTTCTATTGATGTCGTTTACTGCGTATATGGCGGTGTATAAGGTTAGGGATTCAACTGGTTGGACTATTATGGTTAACATCGATTACAAGCAATGGCCCGCCACCAAGGATTTCCAGCTCTATGACGTCATTG AGGTTGTTGCCAGCCCTCCATTTGTATTTCTGACTCTGGTAAAAAACTTATTGAGACCTGATTTTCATGTTGCTGCACAAAACTCTGTTGGGTACGAAAAG AACACTTTTCCGATTCGGAAGTGA
- the LOC110787812 gene encoding uncharacterized protein isoform X1, which yields MAAVSFTRRSFPSSGSVSLPHLSPDRNHSITMDCTTAKVASVRYMAIAAALVQLLLMSFTAYMAVYKVRDSTGWTIMVNIDYKQWPATKDFQLYDVIEVVASPPFVFLTLVKNLLRPDFHVAAQNSVGYEKIVSFQVMITSRLTKEELVGCAMLFNKCMVDRLH from the exons ATGGCGGCGGTTTCTTTTACGCGGCGGAGTTTCCCTTCATCTGGCAGCGTTTCCCTTCCGCATTTATCTCCGGATCGGAACCACTCGATAACGATGGATTGCACGACAGCCAAAGTAGCCAGTGTCCGTTACATGGCCATAGCTGCTGCCCTCGTGCAGCTTCTATTGATGTCGTTTACTGCGTATATGGCGGTGTATAAGGTTAGGGATTCAACTGGTTGGACTATTATGGTTAACATCGATTACAAGCAATGGCCCGCCACCAAGGATTTCCAGCTCTATGACGTCATTG AGGTTGTTGCCAGCCCTCCATTTGTATTTCTGACTCTGGTAAAAAACTTATTGAGACCTGATTTTCATGTTGCTGCACAAAACTCTGTTGGGTACGAAAAG ATTGTGAGTTTCCAAGTTATGATAACGAGCAGATTGACGAAGGAAGAACTCGTTGGGTGCGCTATGTTGTTCAACAAATGTATGGTGGATAGATTACATTGA
- the LOC110787812 gene encoding uncharacterized protein isoform X2: MAAVSFTRRSFPSSGSVSLPHLSPDRNHSITMDCTTAKVASVRYMAIAAALVQLLLMSFTAYMAVYKVRDSTGWTIMVNIDYKQWPATKDFQLYDVIEVVASPPFVFLTLVKNLLRPDFHVAAQNSVGYEKHIAVVLKGTKQNG; this comes from the exons ATGGCGGCGGTTTCTTTTACGCGGCGGAGTTTCCCTTCATCTGGCAGCGTTTCCCTTCCGCATTTATCTCCGGATCGGAACCACTCGATAACGATGGATTGCACGACAGCCAAAGTAGCCAGTGTCCGTTACATGGCCATAGCTGCTGCCCTCGTGCAGCTTCTATTGATGTCGTTTACTGCGTATATGGCGGTGTATAAGGTTAGGGATTCAACTGGTTGGACTATTATGGTTAACATCGATTACAAGCAATGGCCCGCCACCAAGGATTTCCAGCTCTATGACGTCATTG AGGTTGTTGCCAGCCCTCCATTTGTATTTCTGACTCTGGTAAAAAACTTATTGAGACCTGATTTTCATGTTGCTGCACAAAACTCTGTTGGGTACGAAAAG CATATTGCAGTTGTTCTGAAGGGAACAAAACAGAACGGGTAA
- the LOC110787812 gene encoding uncharacterized protein isoform X3, which produces MAAVSFTRRSFPSSGSVSLPHLSPDRNHSITMDCTTAKVASVRYMAIAAALVQLLLMSFTAYMAVYKVRDSTGWTIMVNIDYKQWPATKDFQLYDVIEVVASPPFVFLTLVKNLLRPDFHVAAQNSVGYEKCPCQKNTLTVDIM; this is translated from the exons ATGGCGGCGGTTTCTTTTACGCGGCGGAGTTTCCCTTCATCTGGCAGCGTTTCCCTTCCGCATTTATCTCCGGATCGGAACCACTCGATAACGATGGATTGCACGACAGCCAAAGTAGCCAGTGTCCGTTACATGGCCATAGCTGCTGCCCTCGTGCAGCTTCTATTGATGTCGTTTACTGCGTATATGGCGGTGTATAAGGTTAGGGATTCAACTGGTTGGACTATTATGGTTAACATCGATTACAAGCAATGGCCCGCCACCAAGGATTTCCAGCTCTATGACGTCATTG AGGTTGTTGCCAGCCCTCCATTTGTATTTCTGACTCTGGTAAAAAACTTATTGAGACCTGATTTTCATGTTGCTGCACAAAACTCTGTTGGGTACGAAAAG TGTCCTTGCCAGAAAAATACATTAACCGTGGATATTATGTGA